AAATGACCATACAACCAACCTTTGAGAATTTCATAAAATTGGATTGTCCCTTTGTTGTGAAAACAAGCATAGTTGGTGTTGGTtcgtttgtgttttttcttgaagacattggacacttttgtcAAGGAatagtctttacagttggtgtatctcaacatatgcaacaacaaaaaacctgtgaaaatttgagctcaatcggtcattgaagttgcgagatattaatgaaagatgctttcagatgcttgatttcgagacctcaaattctaaatctgaggcctggaaatcaaattcgtggaaaatgacattttctcgaaaactacgtcacttcagagggagctgtttctcacaatgttttatactatcaacctctccccattactcgtaaacaagaaaggttttatgacaaaaattattttgagtaattaccaagagtgtacACTGCCTTACAAGTCTTATTTAAATCGTAGCAGTCGAAATTAGCATatttggttggggggggggtcttcgaATGGTATTTTTCTAGATGGAAATATCTTTCTCGAGGACTCAAGCTTTGATGAATTTTGTAGAATCAATAAGCTTTCAAATTATAAGCAATCAGTTTGTTTTTTGGATGATCACACAGTTGTAGTAAGTAAAGTAAGATAAAACCTTAGTTGCTCCAGTTTCCTGAAacatttccttttttctttcatcagcaTCCTGCCTCCGATTCCAAGTCCGAATTCTCTGTCCCCATCTCGGGATTCCTGGAACAAGTCCCGTTCCCCATCCCCAACCCTCGTCAATCAGCCCGAAGTCAGCCTCACCGATCAGCTGAGGGAGCTCTTCGTGGAGTACGACCCCTTCCGCTTCCAGGACATGTACAAGGACCTGGCTGAGTACGATCGCAAGTTAAGCGGCTTCGTCAGCCAGCCGCAGGTGAATATGATTGCTATGAAGCATCAGCTGCCTATACCAACCAACATGTTGAGGTTGCTGTTCTCAAACTTCTGCAAGGAGGACAATGTTGACATGGTGAATTATGAGAAGTTGATTCAGTACCTGGCTCGGGCTCAGCTGGGAACAGCCGAGGCGGAGACACTCCTTCAAGAATCTGTTAACAGGTATTACAAATTCAGGGATGAGAATTAGGACCTTTTTATGTCTGCCGTGTTGTGCACTCAGGCTGGTGTCTggccttgccttccacctttGGAACCCCAGCTCTTATCCCACCTGGGGTCCTGTGTGGATTggcagtccctacctgactgcatgggtttccctgaaataattctcctgggttttcctcccactatctaaaactgaaacacccttgtatatttggtttgcgataacaccatgtgtggatctacttgccaggtagagtttgttcttagagaactgtcttgctttattctactatcgcGTAGTAGATGTTTGGGGGTTTGGgtgacttctcagttctgaaaaaaactgtcctgctttttaactattacccgggcggatggtacaGAAAATAGgtttggactactactttagcttataggatcgagattaactgtactaccgcggagtcggttcttaaattggtctcatcgtttcgactagcttgctgtagtcatcgtcaggagactgccCTTGTTgcatacccttgttgcacaactttgtgtgttttcagatgcctaataaaagacttcagacctgaagtcttttattattttagtgagaaatattactcaaaaagtatgttacttcggagggagccatttctcaaaatattttttaatatcaatagctctccattacgTGTACtgtgaaagtttttatgctttacaattatattgagtaatatagtgtccagtgcctttaagagtaaaacaaatatttgtcatGAAAGGTTTGTCAATGCACCGGACAATCCCCCAGCCGACGAGTTAGACCTTGATGATCAGATTGCCAAATACGAGACAACTTCAAAGGACTCTCATCACCGTCGTCAGCAGAAACAGCAGCGAAGGGCAGCAGAGCAGAGAGCAACACCTCGTGACATGAGACAAATACAGTCGGAGAAAACCAGTCGTCAGACCGGTGGCCATCATGATCAGATGCAGAGGTAAGTTGATCAAGAGAGATCTATTTCTCCAtggaataataattataatctgggaggctaatcatccttactcgcagctgaAAAGCTGAACTGCGAAGGACACGGCTCAAGGTGGTTTAACTGCAGGTATGTTAAAGGTGccttttggcagccagccacttTGATCCGAGAAACCCCTTGCAAAACTCGAAACGCTACACGGATGCTGAGCTCAGGCACACGCTTTTACGCATTAAGAACAGCTATCATCTAATCaattgcctcctttgaccccagtgagggcactttttgaCTCAGTGAGGGGACTTTTTGGGCGTGTGATGTCAcatgcagattttttttaatgtacgACTGCGTCTATGCATTCTAAGATGCTATTGTTTCTAGCCTACTTATTAATGTGAAATTATGCATAGTTTTTATAGGAATTTATTACAGCTATTAACTATTTCCATTTTCTTTCAGTTTGGGCAGTGAAAATGAGCCTCAAATTATTGCAAAGTAAGTAAGAACTTTATTTTTCCTATTATTTCTGATTAGTCATTTCTAAACATTAACTCAaaaatttgtgttgtttgtttaattatttgtcCCTTTGTTTACTTCGCATACATGCTCTGCTCCTTTTTTAACTATGCTTAAACCTTTATGTCGTTATTTACCGTAACAGttggtatttatttattcatctaTTTAGTGCTgttatcctgttttgttttgtattgttgtataaACGGTCACATCAATCACAAGCATCGGCTTTTAGGATGGCCTTCATGTgagtgtggaaataaatgttatattgattgattgattgattgattgattgatatagGGATACCAGACTACCTAATTCTATTTTTGATCCAAGTACATTAAACATAACCGATTTGAGGAATTTCCTTATAAATTTCACATTGAGAACCTAATTTGTCAAATAAATATTGTGGTAAAGGAATTAAACAAGGGTATAAGGGTAAACAGAATTATATAATATGAAGCCTGTTtcgtacttcctgcaaatgcaaatgcgaagcgaatttgatgcACAAATTTCACTGAACTTCAGGAAAGTAAAAGCTGAATACACATTGTGTAAGGGTAAACTTCAGGAAAGTAAAAGCTTAATACACATTGTGTAAGGGTAAACTTCAGGAAAGTAAAAGCTTAATACACATTGTGTAAGGGTAAACTTCAGGAAAGTAAAAGCTTAATACACATTGTGTAAGGGTAAACTTCAGGAAAGTAAAAGCTTAATACACATTGTGTAAGGGTAAATACAAAGTGATACTTGCTATACAGGAGGCCGCAGAGAGTGTTTTCTGACAGGGAGGACGCTAAGCTGTTGATGTTGTTAGAGCAGCAGTACATACAAGGCAACCAAGATCCTACTGACCTTCAAGCAATGAAGAAAGACTTCATGGAGAGAGATACAAGAAGTAATGGTACTCTCACCAAGGAAAAGGTCAGTTCTTGTAATAATAGTGTTGCGTACAACCAACTCACAAGGTTAAACCCCATAAGTTGGTACGCACGGCAGACTAATAAAACAACGGAATTAccaaaacaattaaaggaaGGGAAAACCAGGAACTGAAAAAGACAAGGGTTGAAACATTCTGTGTACAGTAACAATTAATTaagtaatttatttacaaaatcaaaGCTTACAAAGGGTGTTGACAAAATGAAGTTAGATAAAGCATAAATCAAGGCACAATTTGGGAATTAAGAAAGGAAGATACGGCTCAGCAACACACACGCTGGCTACAGGtttaaaggtacaaactgtgaCCATGTAACAATAGTAATAggtttttataaagcgctttatccGATGCtttggtgcaatatgctgcaaatcaagccaggaacaccggggtgaacctgttctttttttcaatgtgcactaggttcttttatgtgcattacacaacacacaggaccaacagcttgTAGCGCTACATtgtaaagggaaggtttacgtTTCTTAATCACTCTtgatacaaacttacttggttagaagcactgcagcttACGTTGGTAGAAAGCATTTTCAGAATcattttcactttgaagtaatgtctGAATGTGGTTATGGGGAAGTatgtcagtttttatcccccaaaatttgagtcTGTGAAGCCTTTTTGACAGTAATGTTTTTgagattgtgtatttcaattattgattattctttctgcgtaGACATCGGTCCAGTTTTTGGACAAACTCAACATACCAACCAAGCTATGAGAATTTCAAAAAATTCAGTGTTATATTTTTTAGTCAGAACAGTGAATTATGGCTCATGTTCTGTGGGATTTTGTGCACATAAGTTTTACAATGATTCATTATGGCCTTTCAccatttttaaatgtaaaaactcGATATCCTTTTGTTACTTGTGTAGATTCAGGAGGTGTGTTTCAAACATAGGATTCCACTGCAGGGATCTCTGATGGAAAAACTCATGCAGAGATGTGATACTGGAGAAAATCAACACAGGTATGTCATCAAGAAAGAGAATATACACCTCAAAGACATACTACTACTGTCTTCGCTATGTTCTTCTttttatacaataataataatacattagAGTGGGGTTTGGGTTGGTTTAGGTTGGCcgagtggtttctttccctgcctttctagtgaaccctggttcaaatcccactttgGACCAAAGCCTTATATACGGATTGGCCTTGCAATCCTCATCAGGGccaattttcatggctctgcttacagttagcaaagaatctgcgcttgctgaggcagggaattctgtgcttacttcAAGCACATATACTGGTTACTCCATCCTTTACTCCATGTTTTTACTGGGCCTTTGCTTAAACACATAACCCAGAAATTTGGAACGAAAACGGTACCCTTTCTTGGACTATCCATATAACATTCATCAAGATACTAACAAGAGCACTAGACTTGACCCTTCCAGAGATGATTTGGGTTCATTGATTTGACAGCTTCAACTCTCAAGGTTTACAGATATATGCCTCATTTCATTTGTaacgtttttgtgttttttcttgccaGTTGGGTAGCTTTTTTAGAATTTCTTGGTCGGGTCAAACCCCTTGCTACTCAGGCTGCCACACTGAACACTGACGTAGCTCGCCCCAGTACTTGGCCAAAGCAGGGAGGAGATGGTGGTCAGAAGATGATTACTAAGTCAGGGTCTCCTAGCGTACCTCAGGAGCCTGCACCACCACCCTGGGAAACAAGGAAACCTCTTGGGGTAAGTCCAAACGATTTTGAGGAATATTAATTTCAGTTCTAcacttacaccgatgtgtgtttgcactgtatactcagtacttgcccGAGTTCTGTGAATAAAATCACAGGTACATTACTCGGgtgtgattcaaacccacgacctttgcaattctagagtagtgtcttaccaactagaccactgagattgccctgTAGGCAGAGGCAGTGCAAGGTTACCGCGACgatttaataaatgttaaatttgcatcgtagagaaataaaactaattttggTATTACctttacaccgatgtatgttagcattTTATACTTGCCCGAGTTCTGTAAACAAATTCACAGTTATAATActtaggtgggattcaaactgtTCTCAAGAGAATGGCATCTCTATGAGGAAATGTTAAGTTTCATTAGAGCAATTTAAAAGCGAAGGATTTCAAAGGCAGAGCACTAATGCAGTGAAGGACCAGGGGCATAGAAGCAATTTCCCCTgttgtccaatttcatagagctgtcgAATCAGACAACTATTTATAAATTTTCTGTTATCTAGATTGTCTGCAACATTTTTCATTTATCAACTTGTATCTCCACCGCACAGAGACTTGGCATAAAATCTCCCACAACGGTTGAGAGAGAAATCACCCTGTATGACTCCCCATCACCGCCGCCCCTGGACAGTGGCCCACCCTCGGCCCACATCCGGGTTGATCATGGTAACTCTGAACAGGCTGAGCTTGCAGTCATGGCTCAGGAGAATCGTCAGAAGAGGCAGCAGGCCATGGCAGCCAAGATCCCAGTCAAGGTTAAGGAGGACCAACCATGGTTTGCCCGCTTCAAACATCTCGCTAAGGGATTGTATAATTTGGACAGTACTAATACCGGTAAGAGATGGGGGATCAGACCTTCTTTATATATGCCTGCCAATAACAAATGTAATGTTCTCCAGATGCAAAGAGTTATTGCTTTGGATCTACTTCTCTTGCACTGTGaaaacagggccaaatttctttGCTCTGCTTTACAGTATACCAAGAATCCTTTTGTGCATGCGTAACCAGTGTGTGTActacattactaggcattctccACTTGCACAGCTATCGAAGAAATTATGTGCTTAATCTGCACTTACACAGTAAGTGGAGAAAAGGCAGAATAGGGCGATAAGCAGACTCATGAAATTGCCGTGGCCCTGTTCACAGAAGCTTTTTGAGAACTATAGAAATGCCATCCAGCTCAGGTGTTTCagatcagctgagtgtgggtttgattcctgtTTGTGGCACTTCCTATAGAAATGCCATCCAGCTCAGGTGTTtcagatcagcagagtgttggtttgattCCTGTTTGTGGCACTTCCTATAGAAATGCCATCCAGCTCAGGTGTTtcagatcagcagagtgtgggtttgattcctgtTTGTGGCACTTCCTATAGAAATGCCATCCAgctcaggtgtttctgatcagcagagtgtgggtttgattcctgtTTGTGGCACTTCCTATACAAATGCCACCCAGCTCAGGTGTTtcagatcagcagagtgttggtttgattCCTGTTTGTGGCACTTCCTATAGAAATGCCATCCAGCTCAGGTGTTtcagatcagcagagtgttggtttgattCCTGTTTGTGGCACTTCCTATAGAAATGCCATCCAGCTCAGGTGTTtcagatcagcagagtgttggtttgattCCTGTTTGTGGCACTTCCTATAGAAATGCCATCCAGCTCAGGTGTTtcagatcagcagagtgttggtttgattCCTGTTTGTGGCACTTCCTATAGAAATGCCATCCAgctcaggtgtttctgatcagcagagtgttggtttgattCCTGTTTGTGGCACTTCCTATAGAAATGCCATCCAGCTCAggtgtttccgatcagcagagtgtgggtttgattcctgtTTGTGGCACTTCCTATAGAAATGCCATCCAGCTCAGGTGTTtcagatcagcagagtgttggtttgattCCTGTTTGTGGCACTTCCTATAGAAATGCCATCCAgctcaggtgtttctgatcagcagagtgttggtttgattCCTGTTTGTGGCACTTCCTATAGAAATGCCATCCAGCTCAGGTGTTtcagatcagcagagtgtgggtttgattcctgtTTGTGGCACTTCCTATAGAAATGCCATCCAgctcaggtgtttctgatcagcagagtgttggtttgattCCTGTTTGTGGCACTTCCTATAGAAATGCCATCCAgctcaggtgtttctgatcagcagagtgttggtttgattCCTGTTTGTGGCACTTCCTATAGAAATGCCATCCAGCTCAGGTGTTtcagatcagcagagtgtgggtttgattcctgtTGGTGGCACTTCCTATAGAAATGCCATCCAGCTCAGGTGTTtcagatcagcagagtgtgggtttgattcctgtTTGTGGCACTTCCTATAGAAATGCCATCCAGCTCAGGTGTTtcagatcagcagagtgttggtttgattCCTGTTTGTTGCACTTCCTATAGAAATGCCATCCAGCTCAGGTGTTtcagatcagcagagtgtgggtttgattcctgttggtggcacttgtgtccttcaggaAGATATTTTACCGTTATTGCTTATAGAGCATGTCCCTATAATATGTTTTGATGGGTAACTTCCTGAAAATTTCCATCCATTCCTTTGAAACATTTAACTCAGTTCCTAGACCTCGAGCTGCATGAATAATGGACCTACTGTAAATTTGTTTCCTATTTTTTTTGGTGTCACCAGGCTATCTGAGTAGAGAGGAGACAGTGGGTCTGGTCAATAACTACAATCTCATCTACCGTCTGGAATTACAACAGTCACAGATTGATAGATGCGTAGCAAGCTGTTCTTATGCCAAGGGGCAGGTCTCTATTGAACATTTATTAGAAGCACTGAGGCTCTGTGTGCAGTAGGTGTTGAATCACCTGGTGGAATGGACACAGCCGAGTATGCATCAGTAAGCTGTTGAAACTTCTGGGGGACAAAAGAACACCTTGTATAAAAATCAAGAATCTCAATCACCAGCTGGAATAAGAATACTTGTGGATGACCGACAGTTATTCCGACACGCAAGTATTGCTCTTTTATAATATTAACCAATGGAATTCTACTAAGTTTTTCTGCATTGATGTCAtttgtagcgccctctattatCAAGATGTGTTTAATGCTCCCACATAATAAGTACACTGGAAAAGTTAATGTTTAATTCGTAAATTTTAACTGTTTAAGTGAAAGAATTATCAATCAAGCGATACCACTTGGAAAACCTGCACACATGTAGGGTCACATCTGAGATATTCAGGCTATGAATATTGTAGACTtgggtcccctgtctttatgcttgcggataaagacaggcatCGGTCTTCACAGGCCCAATGAATTCATTTAATACAGTAAtctcattggataaacgtgctgtgacctaagctttccatatccgtgttatgattggtctgaggtgagGTAGTGTCAGCTTGCACGTTCGACCATCTGCATGCAGCGTAAGCGTGCATAGTGTTTATTCACTACGTAATACAGCGTATTGCAGGTATTTGAATTGACTGTGAATCTCCGTGTGAAATTAGTGCCGAGGTCAAAGGTACGTTTGTAAGGATCTAAATACCCAGTCAAGCTGGTATCTAGCATTTAACTAGGCCAGGCCTATATGGACATTGCAGCTGTTTGGACAACAGAAGGCGCTACTCGTCAAGCAGTCTATCTTCTGTCTAAATAAAGACTTCGAAGGAACTGTATGGACTGGTTATTTGCACAGCATTGGAATTTCCACTGTTGGAGACGCTTGAAGTCTCAAGTTCAGCTTTGCAAATATTGCATTTGCGTGCATATGAGCAAGATAGTTCACTTGATTTGCTTcccttcacccaggagtaaagaAGAGATTTGAGATGGCATGAACAGTTTCTGTGCTTAAAGTACCCTTCtgatataggcctacagaaATTAATGGCAACTTGGCAACACATTTCCCGCCCAGAGAAAGTTAAGGAAATGACTGGCACAGTGACAGGAAAGAACAACATTCAATGCCAGGACCA
The sequence above is drawn from the Asterias amurensis chromosome 13, ASM3211899v1 genome and encodes:
- the LOC139946150 gene encoding uncharacterized protein C1orf87-like isoform X2, which translates into the protein MMASQRGKASAARNAPFGTDIQPKRNMKIVGGKQIEIAVDSPPTSASTLRSLPPLQQGPNGTPPMEVQPPYQEYHNNNIKLEYPEKQTAPADKSNSHIHGTGGRHHSLPAIHAILPPIPSPNSLSPSRDSWNKSRSPSPTLVNQPEVSLTDQLRELFVEYDPFRFQDMYKDLAEYDRKLSGFVSQPQVNMIAMKHQLPIPTNMLRLLFSNFCKEDNVDMVNYEKLIQYLARAQLGTAEAETLLQESVNRFVNAPDNPPADELDLDDQIAKYETTSKDSHHRRQQKQQRRAAEQRATPRDMRQIQSEKTSRQTGGHHDQMQSLGSENEPQIIAKRPQRVFSDREDAKLLMLLEQQYIQGNQDPTDLQAMKKDFMERDTRSNGTLTKEKIQEVCFKHRIPLQGSLMEKLMQRCDTGENQHSWVAFLEFLGRVKPLATQAATLNTDVARPSTWPKQGGDGGQKMITKSGSPSVPQEPAPPPWETRKPLGRLGIKSPTTVEREITLYDSPSPPPLDSGPPSAHIRVDHGNSEQAELAVMAQENRQKRQQAMAAKIPVKVKEDQPWFARFKHLAKGLYNLDSTNTGYLSREETVGLVNNYNLIYRLELQQSQIDRCVASCSYAKGQVSIEHLLEALRLCVQ
- the LOC139946150 gene encoding uncharacterized protein C1orf87-like isoform X1, which encodes MMASQRGKASAARNAPFGTDIQPKRNMKIVGGKQIEIAVDSPPTSASTLRSLPPLQQGPNGTPPMEVQPPYQEYHNNNIKLEYPEKQIKKERIIYSQTAPADKSNSHIHGTGGRHHSLPAIHAILPPIPSPNSLSPSRDSWNKSRSPSPTLVNQPEVSLTDQLRELFVEYDPFRFQDMYKDLAEYDRKLSGFVSQPQVNMIAMKHQLPIPTNMLRLLFSNFCKEDNVDMVNYEKLIQYLARAQLGTAEAETLLQESVNRFVNAPDNPPADELDLDDQIAKYETTSKDSHHRRQQKQQRRAAEQRATPRDMRQIQSEKTSRQTGGHHDQMQSLGSENEPQIIAKRPQRVFSDREDAKLLMLLEQQYIQGNQDPTDLQAMKKDFMERDTRSNGTLTKEKIQEVCFKHRIPLQGSLMEKLMQRCDTGENQHSWVAFLEFLGRVKPLATQAATLNTDVARPSTWPKQGGDGGQKMITKSGSPSVPQEPAPPPWETRKPLGRLGIKSPTTVEREITLYDSPSPPPLDSGPPSAHIRVDHGNSEQAELAVMAQENRQKRQQAMAAKIPVKVKEDQPWFARFKHLAKGLYNLDSTNTGYLSREETVGLVNNYNLIYRLELQQSQIDRCVASCSYAKGQVSIEHLLEALRLCVQ